A genomic stretch from Telmatocola sphagniphila includes:
- a CDS encoding BatA domain-containing protein codes for MELFLNPWSMILGGILISSPIIIHLINRMRYKRVRWAAMEFLLKSQKRSKRKLIIEQLILLLLRILLVLLLGLLLARFLGFKSLGGSEAQSTLHIVVLDDTPSMDDSWREDGLAKDTFSEAKRLITDKISKDIMQAPTPQYLEIIRLSDLENPRDFSRLNSGSLDDMRGYLNPLKPSPFSIPLTEGLKRAKKIFDDTPRMRHVLHVVSDFRQVDWGAGAEKNLTDVFTEVKAGTDIYLLDAAHPERSEKQKTPLYHDNIAILDLRADTRITAKFAPVEFTVTVANFSTSEKKNVRISSRLNGSERAEGSVNIPSLPPNELTTARFTLSLDRVGTEENPLDRFNLVSAHLENEQAGLAMDNVRYTVVEVRDKVPLLLVDNNPASRGKRESETFHLQKLFMDSIKGFDVQLKTPAELENLNLQPYIGVFVCDVPRLSDKAVTNLETYVKSGGGVAFFMGPSIKPNDIKEFYNAKLWNEGKGLFPAPLDDQPEGFSLPDAEREKKRFERRFSFQPQIFTRDDRHPALERLYTDSRGVRVNPEEFNRFLLFVVIDRYFKVRRAAWNTQDQSVKELMTLPNFQTMDKYSAAVNKLMSRLPKDDEKLSKYRDVLRKYYDEIRGIANDPSAPLYRLSSKLDSLLHDDGDKETNRPSLRELWQQPEQAELARDLQVELDVVKYGDPLYVAKQIGNGRVLAFMSSAGVSWNDLEGPGLTYFALITIEMQRYLGSAGTDLNLPLGRNFEFAFDAQSYSNRAKKWLLWQDLKSGTGPNPIPELAKFTALGEQVLTTNKDKNILNFDEAKQPGVYVFEFTEQRVGGAGKEPILRPDYRALAYNIDARAESDLKRADTTEIESIAKGAKLYTASSDEYSEALRLRRSDLSESPWFYLVLLLVLIFEQFMAVRLSFHGGSNDNPTGKPLGRRVPNSHAA; via the coding sequence ATGGAACTTTTTCTCAATCCCTGGTCGATGATACTCGGTGGAATCCTGATTTCCTCGCCGATCATCATTCACCTGATCAACCGGATGCGTTACAAGCGCGTTCGCTGGGCCGCCATGGAGTTTCTGCTGAAATCGCAGAAGCGCAGCAAGCGGAAATTGATCATCGAGCAGCTGATTCTATTGTTGCTCCGCATTCTTTTGGTGCTGCTCCTAGGACTCCTGTTGGCCCGCTTCCTCGGCTTCAAATCGTTGGGCGGAAGTGAAGCGCAGAGCACTCTGCACATCGTCGTTCTGGACGATACTCCCAGTATGGATGACAGCTGGCGGGAAGACGGCCTGGCCAAAGACACCTTCAGCGAAGCGAAACGGCTGATTACCGATAAGATTTCCAAAGATATTATGCAGGCCCCGACGCCTCAGTATCTGGAAATTATTCGCCTGAGCGATCTGGAAAATCCCCGCGACTTCAGCCGGCTCAATAGTGGTTCTCTCGACGACATGCGCGGCTACCTGAATCCTTTGAAACCGAGTCCATTCAGTATTCCGCTCACCGAGGGGTTGAAGCGAGCCAAAAAGATCTTCGACGATACGCCACGGATGCGACATGTTCTGCACGTTGTCAGCGACTTCCGACAAGTCGATTGGGGAGCGGGCGCCGAAAAGAATCTGACCGATGTCTTCACGGAAGTGAAGGCGGGAACCGATATTTATCTGTTGGATGCCGCGCATCCGGAGCGATCTGAAAAACAGAAAACTCCCCTCTATCACGACAACATTGCCATCCTGGATTTACGGGCCGACACGAGAATTACCGCCAAGTTCGCACCGGTGGAATTCACGGTTACGGTCGCCAACTTCAGTACGAGCGAGAAAAAGAACGTCCGTATTTCGAGCCGGCTCAACGGTTCGGAACGTGCCGAAGGGTCGGTAAACATTCCCTCCTTGCCGCCCAATGAATTGACCACGGCCCGATTCACATTGAGTCTGGATCGGGTCGGTACCGAAGAGAATCCGCTCGATCGATTCAATCTGGTTTCCGCACATCTGGAGAACGAACAGGCCGGGCTGGCGATGGATAACGTCCGCTATACCGTTGTCGAAGTTCGCGACAAGGTCCCTCTGTTGCTCGTGGATAACAACCCGGCCAGTCGAGGCAAACGCGAATCGGAAACTTTCCACCTGCAGAAACTTTTCATGGACTCGATCAAGGGATTCGATGTTCAATTGAAAACTCCTGCCGAATTGGAGAACCTGAATCTTCAGCCTTACATCGGCGTTTTTGTTTGCGATGTGCCCCGGCTGAGCGATAAGGCGGTCACCAATCTGGAAACCTATGTCAAATCTGGGGGGGGAGTGGCCTTTTTCATGGGGCCATCCATCAAGCCGAACGACATCAAAGAGTTCTACAACGCCAAACTTTGGAACGAGGGCAAGGGGCTCTTCCCCGCACCGCTCGACGATCAACCTGAAGGTTTCAGCCTGCCCGATGCCGAGCGCGAGAAAAAACGCTTCGAAAGACGATTCAGCTTCCAACCGCAGATCTTCACGCGCGATGACCGGCACCCGGCTCTCGAACGTCTCTATACCGATTCGCGGGGCGTTCGCGTGAACCCGGAAGAGTTCAATCGCTTTCTCCTGTTCGTGGTGATCGACCGTTACTTCAAGGTTCGCCGGGCGGCCTGGAATACGCAGGACCAATCGGTCAAGGAACTGATGACGCTGCCGAATTTCCAGACGATGGATAAATATTCGGCAGCCGTCAACAAGCTCATGAGCCGCCTGCCCAAAGATGACGAAAAGCTGTCGAAATACCGAGATGTTTTGCGGAAATATTACGATGAGATTCGCGGCATCGCCAACGATCCTTCGGCACCGCTCTACAGGCTTTCCTCCAAGCTCGATAGTTTGTTGCACGATGATGGCGATAAAGAGACTAACCGGCCCAGTTTGCGGGAACTCTGGCAGCAACCGGAACAGGCCGAGCTTGCCCGGGACCTTCAAGTCGAGTTGGACGTAGTCAAATATGGCGACCCGCTTTATGTGGCGAAGCAGATTGGCAACGGCCGAGTACTCGCCTTCATGTCGTCCGCTGGGGTATCCTGGAATGACCTGGAGGGACCGGGGCTCACCTACTTCGCTCTTATCACTATTGAAATGCAGCGATATTTGGGGAGCGCCGGGACGGATTTGAATCTTCCACTGGGCCGTAATTTCGAATTTGCCTTCGATGCCCAAAGTTACAGCAATCGCGCCAAGAAATGGTTGCTGTGGCAGGATCTCAAGAGCGGTACAGGGCCGAATCCGATTCCGGAACTCGCGAAGTTTACAGCTTTAGGCGAACAGGTACTCACGACCAACAAAGACAAAAATATTTTAAACTTCGACGAAGCGAAGCAGCCCGGCGTCTACGTCTTCGAATTTACGGAACAACGGGTTGGCGGGGCCGGTAAAGAGCCGATTCTTCGACCCGACTATCGGGCACTGGCTTACAACATCGATGCCCGGGCCGAAAGTGATCTGAAACGGGCCGATACCACGGAAATCGAATCGATCGCCAAGGGGGCCAAGCTCTACACGGCCAGCAGCGATGAATATTCGGAAGCCTTGCGCTTGCGACGCAGCGATCTCTCCGAATCGCCCTGGTTCTATCTGGTGCTATTACTGGTTCTGATTTTCGAACAGTTCATGGCGGTGAGACTGAGTTTTCACGGCGGTTCGAACGATAATCCTACGGGCAAGCCTCTGGGGAGACGCGTGCCCAACTCCCACGCCGCCTAG
- a CDS encoding DUF58 domain-containing protein, whose translation MANKEDPRRFLDPRTISKIAHLELQAAQVVEGFINGMHRSKFFGHSVDFVQHREYVRGDDIRHLDWKVWSKTDRFYIKQFEAETNLRCQLVLDVSESMHYGAGNLNKYEYACTAAACIAYLLIRQQDSVGITTFDSEVRAVVPPRASQKHLEAICQTMHVSKPRDKTDMLKILNRVAEATHQRGIVAVISDCLTDREPLLKGLDMLRLRKQDVMLFHLLDDDELNFPFNGMTRFEGMEELPNLFCDPKALREGYLEELNIYLTEMRQGCTKRGIDYTLLKTSDPLDAVLAKFLHQRLDPRAKARTS comes from the coding sequence ATGGCGAATAAAGAAGATCCCCGTCGATTTCTCGATCCTCGCACCATCTCGAAGATCGCCCATCTCGAGTTACAGGCCGCCCAGGTCGTCGAAGGATTCATCAACGGCATGCATCGATCGAAGTTCTTCGGACATTCGGTCGATTTCGTCCAGCACCGCGAGTACGTGCGCGGCGATGACATCCGGCATCTCGACTGGAAAGTCTGGTCTAAGACCGACCGCTTTTACATCAAGCAGTTCGAAGCCGAAACCAATCTGCGCTGCCAACTCGTACTCGATGTCTCGGAATCGATGCACTATGGGGCTGGCAATCTCAACAAATACGAATATGCCTGCACCGCCGCGGCCTGCATCGCGTATCTTCTGATCCGCCAGCAGGATTCCGTTGGAATTACGACTTTCGATTCCGAAGTCCGTGCCGTCGTGCCGCCCCGAGCTTCTCAGAAACATCTGGAGGCGATTTGCCAGACGATGCATGTCTCCAAGCCTCGCGATAAAACCGACATGTTGAAGATCCTCAACCGAGTCGCGGAAGCTACTCATCAGCGTGGCATCGTGGCGGTGATTTCCGACTGTCTGACGGATCGCGAACCGCTGCTGAAGGGGTTGGATATGCTTCGCCTGCGCAAGCAGGACGTCATGCTGTTTCATCTGCTGGACGATGATGAATTGAACTTTCCCTTCAACGGCATGACTCGCTTCGAAGGGATGGAAGAACTTCCCAACCTTTTCTGCGACCCGAAAGCTCTGAGGGAAGGCTACCTGGAAGAGTTGAACATTTACCTGACCGAGATGCGACAGGGTTGTACAAAACGGGGTATCGACTACACACTGCTCAAGACGAGCGATCCCCTGGATGCGGTGCTGGCGAAATTCCTGCATCAGCGACTGGATCCTCGAGCCAAGGCCCGGACTTCCTGA
- a CDS encoding AAA family ATPase — protein MSELNELASNDVEAMQKLQVAFKEIKRQLGRVIVGQESVIEELLIAMFSRGHCILEGVPGLAKTLMIATLARCISLDFSRIQFTPDLMPSDITGTEVIEENRTTGSREFKFLSGPLFANVILADEINRTPPKTQAALLEAMQERQVTVGRTRHRLPNPFFVLATQNPIEQEGTYPLPEAQQDRFMFKVFVKYPTYDEEFEIAKRTTALAMDEPSAVLTGEQIMELQTVVRKVPVTDHVIQYTLALIRQTRVTEPGIPKFAKDWLSWGAGPRAAQFMILGAKARALLYGRSHATVEDIQALAKPVLRHRVLTNFTAASEGITPDVVVEKLIAETPSREGELQKDERFKKIFA, from the coding sequence ATGTCAGAGCTTAATGAATTGGCAAGCAATGATGTCGAGGCGATGCAGAAGCTGCAAGTCGCCTTCAAGGAGATTAAACGGCAGTTGGGTCGCGTGATCGTCGGTCAGGAATCGGTAATCGAAGAGTTGCTGATCGCCATGTTCAGCCGCGGCCACTGTATCCTCGAAGGGGTGCCGGGTCTGGCCAAGACCTTGATGATCGCCACTCTGGCACGCTGTATTTCGCTCGATTTCAGCCGCATCCAATTTACGCCCGACTTGATGCCTTCGGACATCACGGGAACGGAAGTGATCGAGGAAAATCGCACGACCGGCTCCCGCGAATTCAAGTTCCTCTCCGGCCCGTTGTTCGCCAACGTGATTCTGGCGGACGAAATTAACCGTACGCCGCCCAAAACTCAGGCAGCCTTGCTGGAAGCCATGCAGGAACGGCAAGTCACGGTCGGCCGAACCCGCCATCGGCTACCCAATCCCTTCTTCGTACTTGCTACCCAGAACCCCATCGAACAGGAAGGGACCTACCCGCTGCCCGAAGCGCAACAGGACCGCTTCATGTTCAAGGTCTTCGTGAAGTACCCGACCTACGATGAAGAATTCGAAATTGCCAAGCGCACGACCGCGCTGGCCATGGATGAACCGAGTGCGGTGCTGACCGGCGAGCAGATTATGGAACTGCAGACGGTAGTCCGCAAGGTACCGGTGACCGATCACGTGATTCAGTACACCCTGGCTTTGATCCGGCAGACGCGCGTCACCGAGCCGGGCATTCCCAAGTTCGCCAAGGATTGGTTGTCCTGGGGGGCAGGTCCACGTGCCGCGCAGTTCATGATCCTGGGAGCCAAGGCTCGGGCGCTGCTCTATGGCCGTTCACACGCGACGGTCGAAGATATTCAGGCCCTCGCCAAACCGGTACTCCGGCACCGCGTTCTGACGAACTTCACGGCCGCTTCCGAAGGCATCACTCCCGATGTGGTCGTCGAAAAGCTCATTGCCGAGACCCCCAGCCGGGAAGGCGAACTGCAAAAGGACGAGCGGTTCAAAAAGATTTTTGCGTAA
- a CDS encoding prenyltransferase/squalene oxidase repeat-containing protein, with product MFPIRSITVGFLAVFCLGPIAVRAEEIKAEQQAMIDRGLKWLASTQSKGEGNWEANGGQYPTTMTALAGMCFLMEGSTLREGKYSPNLRRAVEWFMKRSQPSGLLGNPNNPTESSRYMYGHGFGLLFLASVYGEEEDERRRKDLERMLTKAVEYCGKAQTDRGGWGYVSASEGGNFDEGSVTITQLQGLRAARNAGIVVPKSIIDKAVKYLKDCTTSRGGIIYSLATGSAVSGQERPALTAAAVSCAFSSGDYSSDYAKKWIKYCKESIPVGKGRLSHDEYQSYYFAQAVYILGDDGYERLFPGSKKDDQLSWTKYKEAMFDYLKAGQSNDGSWSSGYIGNVFTTTVNLTILQLDKATLPIYQR from the coding sequence GTGTTTCCAATCCGTTCCATCACCGTAGGATTTCTAGCCGTATTTTGTCTCGGACCCATCGCGGTCCGAGCCGAAGAGATCAAAGCCGAACAACAGGCGATGATCGACCGCGGCTTGAAGTGGCTGGCGAGCACTCAAAGCAAAGGGGAAGGCAACTGGGAAGCAAACGGCGGGCAGTACCCGACCACCATGACCGCCTTAGCCGGGATGTGCTTTCTCATGGAAGGCAGCACGCTGCGGGAAGGGAAATACAGTCCTAATTTGCGGCGGGCCGTGGAATGGTTCATGAAGCGATCGCAGCCTTCCGGACTTTTGGGAAACCCGAATAATCCCACGGAATCCTCCCGATACATGTACGGGCATGGCTTCGGCCTGTTGTTTCTGGCGAGCGTTTATGGTGAAGAAGAAGACGAACGCCGACGTAAAGACCTGGAACGCATGCTGACGAAGGCCGTGGAGTACTGCGGTAAAGCGCAGACCGATCGCGGCGGCTGGGGTTATGTTTCGGCGAGCGAAGGGGGAAACTTCGACGAAGGCAGCGTGACCATCACCCAACTCCAAGGCCTACGAGCCGCCAGAAATGCCGGTATCGTGGTTCCCAAGTCGATTATCGATAAAGCCGTTAAATACCTTAAAGACTGCACGACCTCTCGCGGTGGCATCATCTATAGTCTAGCCACGGGGAGCGCGGTTAGCGGACAGGAGCGACCCGCCCTGACCGCCGCGGCGGTGTCTTGTGCCTTCAGCTCGGGGGATTACTCGTCCGACTATGCCAAGAAATGGATCAAATACTGCAAAGAGAGCATTCCCGTGGGCAAAGGGCGACTGTCCCACGACGAGTACCAGAGTTACTACTTCGCCCAGGCCGTTTACATTCTGGGGGACGATGGTTACGAGAGATTGTTCCCCGGATCGAAAAAAGACGACCAATTGTCCTGGACCAAATATAAAGAGGCCATGTTTGATTATTTGAAAGCGGGCCAGTCGAACGACGGTAGCTGGAGTTCGGGTTACATCGGCAATGTATTCACGACAACCGTGAACCTGACTATTCTGCAATTGGATAAGGCCACCCTACCGATTTATCAAAGATGA
- a CDS encoding outer membrane protein assembly factor BamB family protein, translating into MRRLSRWMRLGAGSCLILTFAILHSPEVSYGQIAVKSAPIEIKKDDKKKKKEDPTDGLFLFIDRDASRRVDAIKDYLKKEKVPWNEICEVIQNLLEDPLDKLVETYRDHPTEGKIRIKVSLKEELNRILASFNKEGREFYQLTYGPRAEAKLKDALNPESTDTRDPMVKMAEIASTYLHTKAGAEAIVRLGTWHLDRGRYLMAALTLRKFETRNPDESLPSSLLLKLAIAYKRIGEPKSADEYWDKLIKSAKDNEVTLGGRKFSIDQLKTEFDRIVVKNRNEATEYVTIGGDSTHNAQGVGSRPFLDPRFTFSMMPIYNMFSTSDKDSADFSTKKGMEWIQQNLDESLKRLARSSNPAAIPAFFPVTLPGRVIFRTYDGVYSVLTKDTPDGRKAGELDWRSNTKASLYQIVSNQTFKSNFENQWFRPFYANQGPQGILFENGLVGTLSHDGKYLYYIDDLFVPPHPMQIFNYNQMGQQLSFGPLSDKVSHNQLAAIEIETGKMVWKTADQDEGAKKKVVSEERKNETASTLFVDSFFLGAPLPIAGKIYVVLEKDREMMLACINPNKISADNFPELEWYQPLGSPQTPLPQDSFRRIQGVHLAYGDGILVCPTNAGALVGIDLQTRNIVWSHSYRKAGPKPPEEPEMPINGRNRIIRGGFGMNGEMLANQNLSLDRWRVSMPMISQNKVVFTAYDGEAVQCLDLRSGSLSWESSRNSDDLYVAGVFDKKVMIVGKSNVRFLSLVDGAQVGASISIGLPSGVGTASGGMYLLPIKESPETKEPEVWTIDVAKGTVEAKTKSRKKTVVGNLIYHEGDVISQSPYELQAFPQLQVKKEEMARRLTADPNDPEGLTAMGELQLDDGELGKAIVTLKKVLSQDVKEDLRIRARNKLFEAMTEYIQGDFTRAESYLTEYKELCNVVIPPGVEPVQKQALLDEELRRKSNFYAMVGKGRQEQGRLLDAFENYQTFGTLVGNREMVSVLDQPLTSARPDVWARGRIEAMLRSAKPENRKPLEDKINENWKKVRESNDLEQLRSFVKLFGNPELEAGNQSRLLLASKLIDTHNDEDMREGEMILLNLQKIPDLKVSVAATELLAKLYMKRNLFESSIRMYQRLGTEYASVKLSDGRSGEQSLNDLITDKRYLPYLEPSNLTWNGRLKAKEDHQNSGMIQMPFQVIPDDEDSSPFFERNRVYVETNGNGNQWTLKIVDKQTGDEKYRSKPLQSPQGMGIYLANNQGLRYNRLYQVKGHILILQCMNMVYAFDLAARKPLWPEYNLFGKNPPMQQNNQHRIDVDGDGDLRIYYTDNTVHRLGGIALLQPNYLALLTRDGLVTLDPLTGSQMWVKRGLPTNVQLFGDQDYIFFYEQSSNNSGTGGGATGLKAVRASDGVEVAVPDNSLLLGRSRRIREFGRNVLAHDVVNGKLVLRLVDMLSGKDLWKQEAAEKAILAKSDDGKVVGFVTLKGDVSLFDSLTGKPLFQSKLKANKVAEHLAKVDSAIVLLDKEQVFLGLHRNNGVAAIQGLSNTIHTVPLNGIMYAFDRKTGAFQWHTDEQFEQQNLVIDRYQEMPVLIAGSQVLNNNSYIFRLVVLDKKTGMLLFGQNPLFGNGGWFHTLNIDQKNQKIEIIRNDVRIQLSHADNLKTTSNINSNGGLPVPSGVLIKPVMIKN; encoded by the coding sequence ATGCGTCGTCTGTCCCGGTGGATGCGTCTTGGCGCGGGATCGTGCCTGATACTGACCTTTGCCATTCTCCATTCACCCGAAGTATCTTACGGTCAGATCGCCGTTAAGTCGGCACCCATCGAGATCAAAAAAGACGACAAAAAGAAAAAGAAAGAAGACCCTACCGACGGGCTTTTTCTTTTCATCGACCGGGATGCTTCCCGGCGCGTCGATGCCATTAAAGATTACCTGAAAAAAGAGAAGGTACCCTGGAACGAGATCTGCGAAGTCATCCAGAATCTTCTCGAAGATCCCCTCGATAAACTCGTTGAGACCTATCGCGATCATCCGACCGAAGGAAAAATCCGGATCAAGGTCAGCCTGAAGGAAGAACTCAATCGCATTCTGGCCTCTTTCAACAAAGAAGGCCGGGAATTCTATCAATTGACTTACGGCCCGAGAGCTGAGGCCAAACTGAAAGATGCCCTCAATCCGGAATCGACCGATACTCGCGATCCGATGGTTAAAATGGCCGAGATCGCTTCGACCTATCTGCATACCAAGGCCGGCGCCGAAGCCATTGTCCGGTTGGGAACCTGGCATCTCGACCGGGGCCGGTATCTGATGGCGGCTCTGACCCTTCGCAAATTCGAGACTCGCAATCCGGACGAGTCGTTGCCCTCCAGTCTGCTGCTGAAGCTGGCAATTGCCTACAAACGAATTGGCGAGCCGAAATCCGCCGACGAATACTGGGACAAATTGATCAAGTCGGCCAAGGATAACGAGGTTACCCTCGGCGGACGAAAGTTCTCCATCGATCAGCTCAAAACGGAGTTTGATCGTATCGTCGTGAAGAATCGCAACGAGGCCACAGAGTACGTTACGATCGGAGGCGACTCAACTCATAATGCACAAGGGGTGGGTAGCCGGCCTTTTCTGGATCCCCGGTTCACGTTCTCGATGATGCCCATTTACAACATGTTTTCCACGTCGGACAAGGATAGCGCGGATTTTTCGACCAAGAAAGGCATGGAATGGATTCAGCAAAATCTGGACGAGTCCCTGAAGCGGCTCGCTCGTTCTTCGAATCCTGCCGCCATCCCGGCGTTTTTCCCGGTAACTCTGCCCGGACGAGTCATTTTCCGCACCTACGACGGCGTATACAGCGTTTTGACGAAAGATACCCCGGATGGAAGAAAGGCTGGGGAACTCGATTGGCGTTCCAACACGAAGGCCTCGCTGTATCAGATCGTCAGCAATCAGACTTTTAAGAGTAACTTCGAAAATCAGTGGTTCCGACCTTTCTATGCCAACCAGGGACCGCAGGGGATTCTGTTTGAAAACGGTCTTGTCGGTACTCTGAGCCACGATGGAAAATACCTCTATTACATCGATGATCTGTTCGTGCCTCCGCATCCGATGCAAATCTTCAATTACAATCAGATGGGGCAGCAGCTGAGTTTCGGTCCCTTGTCGGACAAGGTGTCGCATAATCAGCTGGCGGCCATCGAGATCGAAACTGGAAAGATGGTTTGGAAAACCGCCGATCAGGACGAAGGGGCCAAGAAAAAGGTCGTCTCGGAGGAGCGTAAAAATGAGACGGCTTCCACACTATTCGTCGATTCCTTCTTTCTGGGAGCGCCACTCCCAATTGCCGGGAAGATTTATGTAGTTCTGGAAAAGGATCGGGAGATGATGCTCGCCTGCATCAATCCCAACAAAATCTCAGCGGACAATTTCCCCGAACTCGAATGGTATCAACCTCTCGGATCGCCGCAGACGCCGTTGCCTCAGGATAGTTTCCGCCGAATTCAAGGGGTTCACCTGGCCTACGGCGACGGCATCCTCGTCTGTCCGACTAATGCCGGCGCTCTCGTGGGGATCGACCTGCAAACTCGAAATATCGTCTGGTCCCATTCGTATCGCAAAGCGGGACCGAAGCCGCCGGAGGAACCGGAGATGCCGATCAATGGTCGGAACCGAATCATCCGCGGTGGATTTGGGATGAATGGCGAGATGCTGGCGAATCAGAATCTCAGTTTGGATCGCTGGCGAGTCTCGATGCCCATGATCAGTCAGAATAAAGTCGTTTTCACCGCCTATGACGGCGAAGCGGTTCAGTGCCTGGATCTGCGATCTGGCTCCTTAAGCTGGGAATCTTCGCGGAATTCCGACGATCTCTACGTCGCCGGTGTGTTCGACAAGAAAGTCATGATCGTCGGCAAATCGAACGTGCGATTTCTCTCCCTGGTGGATGGTGCCCAAGTCGGGGCCAGCATCAGTATTGGCCTGCCTTCCGGAGTTGGTACGGCCAGTGGCGGCATGTATTTACTGCCCATTAAGGAATCTCCCGAAACCAAGGAGCCGGAAGTCTGGACGATCGATGTGGCCAAAGGAACCGTCGAGGCCAAGACTAAGTCTCGGAAGAAAACTGTCGTCGGCAACCTGATTTATCACGAAGGGGATGTGATCTCGCAATCTCCTTATGAACTGCAGGCCTTCCCCCAGTTGCAGGTTAAAAAAGAGGAAATGGCCCGACGCTTGACCGCCGATCCCAATGATCCCGAAGGTCTGACGGCCATGGGAGAGTTGCAGTTGGATGATGGCGAACTGGGCAAGGCAATTGTGACTCTCAAAAAGGTTTTGAGCCAGGATGTGAAGGAAGATCTGAGAATTCGGGCGCGGAATAAACTGTTCGAAGCTATGACCGAATACATCCAGGGGGATTTCACGCGGGCGGAAAGTTATCTCACGGAGTACAAGGAATTGTGCAACGTGGTGATTCCCCCGGGAGTCGAACCGGTGCAGAAGCAGGCTTTACTGGATGAGGAACTGCGTCGGAAGTCGAATTTCTACGCCATGGTCGGCAAAGGAAGGCAGGAACAAGGCCGATTGCTGGATGCCTTCGAAAATTACCAGACCTTTGGTACCCTGGTAGGCAATCGAGAAATGGTCAGCGTGTTGGATCAACCGCTCACAAGCGCCCGACCCGATGTGTGGGCTCGCGGTCGCATTGAAGCCATGCTGCGATCAGCCAAGCCGGAGAATCGCAAACCTCTCGAAGACAAGATCAACGAGAACTGGAAGAAGGTTCGCGAATCGAATGATCTCGAGCAGTTGCGGTCCTTCGTCAAATTATTTGGAAATCCCGAACTGGAAGCCGGTAATCAATCGAGATTGCTTCTGGCTTCCAAGCTCATCGATACGCACAACGACGAAGATATGCGGGAAGGGGAAATGATTCTTCTGAATCTGCAGAAGATTCCCGATCTGAAAGTCAGTGTGGCCGCGACTGAACTGCTGGCCAAGCTGTACATGAAGCGGAATCTGTTCGAATCTTCCATCCGCATGTACCAGCGACTGGGAACGGAATACGCCTCGGTCAAACTCTCCGATGGCCGTTCGGGAGAGCAGTCCCTGAACGATCTGATCACCGACAAACGGTATCTGCCTTACCTCGAGCCATCCAACCTTACTTGGAATGGCCGTTTGAAAGCCAAGGAAGATCATCAGAATTCCGGAATGATCCAGATGCCTTTTCAGGTAATCCCGGATGATGAAGATTCCTCGCCGTTTTTCGAGCGGAATCGGGTTTACGTCGAAACGAACGGTAACGGCAATCAGTGGACTTTGAAAATCGTGGATAAACAGACCGGGGACGAAAAATACCGTTCCAAGCCGCTTCAAAGCCCGCAGGGCATGGGAATCTACCTGGCTAATAATCAGGGACTGCGCTACAACCGGCTCTATCAGGTGAAGGGACATATTCTGATTCTGCAATGCATGAATATGGTTTACGCCTTCGATTTGGCGGCTCGGAAGCCACTCTGGCCCGAGTATAATCTGTTTGGGAAAAATCCCCCCATGCAGCAGAACAATCAACATCGGATCGATGTCGATGGGGATGGGGATCTTCGCATCTACTACACCGATAACACTGTTCACCGACTCGGCGGTATCGCCTTGCTGCAGCCGAATTATCTCGCGCTGTTGACTCGGGATGGATTGGTGACCCTGGACCCACTGACCGGTTCTCAAATGTGGGTGAAGCGGGGTTTGCCAACGAACGTCCAGCTCTTCGGCGATCAGGATTACATCTTCTTTTATGAGCAGAGTTCCAACAACTCGGGTACCGGAGGCGGAGCGACCGGGCTCAAGGCTGTTCGAGCCTCCGATGGTGTCGAAGTGGCGGTGCCCGATAATTCTCTTCTCCTGGGGCGCAGCCGACGGATTCGGGAGTTTGGACGAAACGTATTGGCTCACGATGTCGTGAATGGCAAATTAGTCCTTCGACTGGTGGATATGCTGTCGGGGAAGGATCTCTGGAAGCAGGAGGCCGCGGAAAAAGCGATATTGGCGAAATCGGACGATGGTAAAGTCGTGGGCTTCGTGACCCTGAAGGGGGATGTTAGCCTTTTTGATTCTTTGACGGGTAAACCGCTGTTTCAGTCGAAATTGAAAGCCAACAAGGTGGCCGAACATTTAGCCAAGGTGGATTCCGCGATTGTTTTGCTCGATAAGGAGCAGGTTTTTCTTGGCTTGCATCGAAATAACGGCGTAGCGGCCATTCAGGGGCTCTCGAACACCATTCATACGGTTCCGTTAAATGGAATTATGTATGCGTTCGATCGTAAAACCGGGGCTTTTCAGTGGCATACGGATGAGCAGTTCGAGCAGCAGAATCTGGTCATCGACCGCTATCAGGAGATGCCGGTTCTTATTGCCGGTTCCCAGGTGCTGAATAATAATTCCTACATCTTCAGGCTGGTCGTTCTCGATAAAAAAACGGGGATGCTCCTGTTCGGGCAGAACCCCCTCTTCGGAAACGGAGGCTGGTTCCATACTCTGAATATCGATCAGAAAAATCAGAAGATTGAGATCATTCGTAACGACGTTCGCATCCAGTTGTCTCATGCCGACAATTTAAAGACGACGTCGAATATCAACTCGAATGGCGGACTGCCAGTACCTTCCGGAGTCTTGATTAAGCCGGTAATGATCAAAAATTAA